The DNA region TGTGAGCAAGGCATGCACACGATCCTTTCCCCCTCCTTCCCAAGTTGTGCATAACAGATGGGACAGTCATCATTCAAACATTGATCTTCATCAATCTCCATTCTCTCCGGCAACTGCATTATTGATGTCTTACTAGCAGGTACCATCCCCACATTCAAGCGCGACGACAATTCTTGTCGCCTCCCATCCAGAATACATTCGATTTTAAAAGTTAAACCAACGGACATCTCCAAGTTTTGGGTACCACGCTTGGTCAGAGCAGAGTCACGTACCCCACGTATCACACTATCGATGTTAACAGAAGTACTAAAAGTCGCACCGCCCCAGTTGTTGAGATTTCGTTTAATGATGCGGTAGAAAGGGGTGTAGGACAAGTATTCAGAATGGGATAGTTTGAGATGAAACGATTTGGTGTCAGTGTCATGAGATTCATCCATATATAGGAGTTCACTAGGGTGCTGAGGTGTTAAATACCAAACGTCCATGTGAGTAGTTAGGAGAAATTGAATGAATAAAGTGGGGTAATTACACCTCCTCCcagtattattattatcatcagcaTGTTCACATGTTCCCAATTGCTGTGGTACTTGTCGAATTTCGCAGCTTATTAGTTTTCCCCTGCAATGGACACCGTGCTCTTCAAAATTAGCAGCCTCCATGGAATAGTTTTCCCCTCTAGTCTTAGtcttcttcttgtatttatagcTGATGAGATGAGAAGCAAATCCAACACCAACTCAAATTAGGATTTACAAATACAAGACCAACCCAAATTAGGATCGGTTAATTAAGAAAGACCCAAAATATATATTACtaaaaggaaaacaaaacaaaagtacTAGTAAATCTAAAACCTTTTTTCCCACTTAATAAGGAATTCTATCATAATAATGATTTACCctaaaaacaataataaaaataatgtgGGATCTGGGGACCTTACCCGAGAGGATATTTTAAATTGAAAACTTGTGGATTCAGCAAATTGGTGAAGGAAAACCATAcaacttcaaaaattcttttTTGCTCCAGTTAGTCgtaacaaaagaagaagaaaaggatgaAACAACTTACTGATTTGCACAAAGGGAAATCTAAGTTACAAACCCGTATTTTCCAGTGGTGATAATATGATCAGGAGACTATGCTTTGTGTCTCGGATGAACTTTTGAGTGACATCGGGGAACAAGTTTCTAAAGGAAAAATGTTTTGAGACAATTTTTTAAACTAGttattatttctttttcttttcctttttttttttaaacaaaaaactataatctatatatttatataaaaataggagaggtacagccAATTCGGGTTTACAAAAGATTAACAATGTATACCTGCCTGCAGCTAGAACACCAGCAAGAAAACGCGATGCTCTTGAaagcaagaaaaaataaaaagccATCGGGCGAAGAAAGGGGATAAAGTTTTAGAGGAGGTAGAAAAAGTGATGATTATATGGCCTATTTTATTTAATGAGAATAGGGTAAAATTACTTCTTCTTTTTACCCCTGATCGAAACCAAAGCTTTTCTAATATATAGTAATGTAAAAGGGAAAAATGAAATAGGTATCTACTTAAGACtttttattacaaaatatataaacagtttttcttatttacaaaacataatgatattttacgaaacatgatggattttcatatatttttcatctttttattttcttcagaaaataattttttaaaaaaatattttaaaaaaataaaattattgtgtatgaaagttgtatgaaatgtgtatgcgtgagcgaaatttttaatatggttttcatacacaaaattgtgagcgaaatcTTTAAGCCTTAAGCTAGATATATAcattcatacacaaaaatttgagcgattattttaagttttgaatattgtatcaaagttgtatataatgttgttgtagttgtattattttatagaaatctaacatgaactttatgcACGAAAATGTCAGCGAAATTCTAAGCCTCgagtgagatacaaatttcataccgtgctcatacacaaaattttgagcggACTATTTAAGcattgaacgagatatacacatttcatacaatttcataccattttcatacactaaattttgagtgAATTTTTTAaaccttgagcgagatatacacatttcatactactttcatacataaattttttagcgatttttttattttaaaaaatagtttaaaaagtattaaaaaaaaattaaaaaaagtatGTTCTGCATAgcgtttgtaatgttatgttttgtaaatagaaaatTATCATCGTGTTTCGTAAATATTTCaacttaatatgtatatatatacgtacTTTTCCCATTTTATCTAGGCATCACTGATCATTGGGTGAAGAAGCCACGCCACACTCAAGCTTCGGCGGAAactctatatatgtatgtatataaattATATAAGAAATAGTCTAAAAAATGGGGAAGCTTGGAAGCTGGTGAGTATTGTAGTGGTAACCTGTTTCTTAGAAGATGCAAAATGACATGCTTGGCAATGATATGCTTACCCCCTCCACATGGGACCCCCAACAAACCCCCCTCTATTATGGCTGTTGGATGGGTCGGATGGTGATTGATTGATTGGTGGTTAGTTGGTCTGCTAAGTATAATTGTTTTTGGGGCATGGCAGATTTCACTTAATCCAAGCTAGAAAGGTAGAGGCAAGAAAGAAGAAAAGATAGCAGTAGTGGAAGGGCTTATAGGCGTTGCGTGTATCCTAGTGCATCCGAAGATTCTCTTTAGCCTTCTTGGACCTAAGTGCTGGTCTTTATGTGATTTGAACCATATAGGGGTGAAAATACTGGACATTCTCTTTTACCTGGACCTCTTATCTTGACCCAGTGTGTACTCTTGTATTTTGGGCACCAACATTGTCCTGTTTTCTATTACATGTGGCCATTTTGTTGGATGGAGATAAATCCCTTACTACAGTTAaggtttttccttttttttctttcgcATGAAACACTATTAATTTGGTCAGTGGTGAACTTAACTTTTAGCGCCAGTACTGACTTTCAGGGTTAACATATAGATATCCTATCAAGAGAGCTTGACATGTGGATACTCAATGCAGGTATGTTCCACTATTTGATTACTTCAAGGAATTTTCTGACTCAGCATTCAGAGTTGTCGCGGATGATTATGTGACTTCTGACAGTGGTACTGGTATTGTTCATTGTGCTCCTGCCTTTGGTGAGGACGATTATCGTGTTTGTATTGAAAACTGCATAATCAATAAGGTTCGAAAACTTATGGAAATTCAAAGTATTTTTGCAATCAATCCTATCTGCCTGTAAAAGAAAACACGTTTCATTGTCTGTATATATGCTCTGGAACTTATATGCTTTATTATTAGCTTTTGGCCGTTTAGTACGCTCCTACAGGCTACAAGTGTCAGGACCTGCATGAGTTTATCACTTTTACTTTCCTATGCAATATCTGACTTGGCATCACCCTTTCTTCCTGGGAGAATGTACTGGAATAACGTCCCAGGGGCTTGTGATAATATTAGGAGCTCATTGTGCTTCTTTACTTCGACCTTTTGGTGGTCTCTCTTACCCCTTTCCATAACCACTTAGTAACTAGATTTTCATGGTTCTTTTGCCGACAGAAGTACATTGTGGATTGCAGCATATTTCTTGCTCTTCCTTTGCAAACTAAGTAGCATATTTTGTTACTGCAAGCGGCGGTTGATGATAACGGCCGCTTTACTGATAGAATTACCGACTTCAGAGATAAATATATTAAGGATGCAGATAATGATATCACTCAAGCAGTGAAGGCAAGAGACTCCAGaacatttttttttgtcacaCTAGAATGTACACACCTTACGAACAGGGGGGTGAGATTTTGACAATATTTAATTGGCTGAAAACACCCATCAAAGTAAATATGGTTTACCATAAACTTTGTAGGTAGCTTGTTCTTAATCTGAGTGAGGAATAATTGTTGTTTGTTTGTATTTTTATACATTTATGGTCGTTTAGTTAGTTATGGTTAACATCCCTGCTTAAGATACTTTTGTTTGGTTCAGGATAAAGGAAGGCTTGTCAAATCTGGAAAGTTTATGCATTCTTACCCTTTTTGCTGGAGATCTGACACACCTTTGATTTACAGAGCAGTTCCTAGCTGGTAAAATACTTAAAGATACTTCCATGCATCACTCACTGTTTCTATCCTTTATTTTTCTGTTGTCTTATGATGCAGAGCTCGACCTCTCCTATTAGTTGAATGTGGTAGCTTAACTGAACTTTAGTCCTTGGAGAAGTACTGAACCGTCCTACATCCACTCTGGAGGTTACCATTAAGGGAAAACCTAACATTTAGAAGGAAAACTAGTTCTGTTACAGTTACACTATAAAAAGCTAAGCATAATTTTCACACATTGAGAATATAGCTGGTAGTTGTATTTAGCTGTTACTTGCATTTGAGTTTTTTAAGCTACACCATAAAGAATTGATATCTATAAACCACATGTTTTAACTctgtttaattattttttttataaagagTAAGCACACCATGCAATGACAGATTTTGTACATGAATTACTTATATAGATGTCAGTGACCACATAAACTGAAACCAATGTAAACATTGGGATATGTATTTATACGCACCCCAGTATAAGACTACAAATGAATGACCCGTTTCTGACTTAATAGAAGAAATTATGACTAGTTACATAATTTATCATCTGTCAAAAAGAGAGCTAGGTGACTGCCACTATAAAAGCTTCCATCCACCAGTAACATCAGCTATCATCTCTGGACCAAGAATAGCCATATCGCTGTCCTTGGTTTAGGTGCAAGTTTTGTTCTTCCAGCATCAACAGTAAAGTATTAAGTTTAATGGTTCTGCCCTTTCTTCATATCATATTCACAATCAGTTTATACCACTACCTCCGGTaaagtattaatgtttcttgtAGTGAGCCAAAGTTGGATGTGACTCCTCATTTTTTCCATCTTCAAGTCATTCCTTATTCCAAAATCCATTTTGAAATCAGAAGTCCTCAAGATGTTGTTTGACCCTTTTTTATCTTTCTCCCGATGTTGTTTGACCCTTTTTTATCTTTCTCCCATCAACTACTGTTTCAGTGTCGAGCAGCACGTCATACACCAATAAGATTACCTAGCGCAAGGGATCCTGGCCCGAGTAAGATCCGCTCAAATATCCACCTGAAATCTGCTTGGAAGCAAAACTGCACCAGAGTGAGGATTCATTGAAAAAATCTAGACTCTCGTTCAGACAAAGCTACTTAAAAGCCCAACTACTCCCCAATTCAGCGGGAGGAAAAATATATGTGTGTATAATGCTCAATTTAGTATTATACCCAAACACACCAACTCTTGTTCCTTAGGCGGGTGCAGAGGTCGATCATTTCCGTCTTCCATATCTGCATGTCATAACAAAACACACATGCATCATTTGTGAATCAAAAATCTTTATCTAAGTAAAATACGGTAACGAGGACGTTCAAGATTAGGAATTGCACATCCATTAACAATTCAAACAAAAGTCAAAATTTGAGATCATAAATCACAACTTTTAGTTGAATATAAGCATTTTTGTAGTTTAGTATTGTTTTATTAAAGCATTTTGTAACTGAATATTGTTATAACAGGAAAAATTTATCAACAGATAAAAAAGGGAGTTGGGGTTTTCCAGTGAAGTACCTTGAGCTCCATATGTCTGGCGCAGTTTAAAATTGTAATAACAGAAAAACATCATCAACAGATGAAAAAGGGAGTTGGGGTATACCAGTAAAGCATACCATGAGCGCCGCATATATGTACTTTGAGTCATTCTCGGACAAGGACACAGCACTATACATTAAGTGTGTAAGAAAGTCAGCCTCCCTGAGACGAAAAGAATAATAAGCAGGATCCTGAGATCTCAAAGGTATACAATTTAATTTTGATCGTTTCAAAGGTATACAATTTATCTAAGTTGACCGAACTCGGGtgcggatctagaggtcggatccttcatgatcGAAATTTTAACATTCGGGGATACGGATAAGTACAAATACTTTGACACATATGCATGCAGGTACTTATCTAGTCTTTACCATGATGTTTAGCTTTTCTCAAAAGCTTCCATTGAAGCTGCTGCATCTCACGCATTTCGAAGTTCTTCATTAGCGCCCAAAGTATCAAAAAGAAGCTGGATATCAAACAAAGAAGATAGCAGTAAGATATCTAGTTATGCTCATAGAATTTGAATTCTAAGATAGGGAGTACCCATTTAAAGTTTAGCACAGAATTTCCAAGATTGATTGTGGGGTAAATTAACTTAGAGAAATAGTCGAGCATTAATCTTTTACAGGATTAGTGTGATTAAAAAAGGAGGCAAGGCTGAACTATATAACTTGTTCTTCGATGTACCATTCAACACAACATTTGCTAGCTTGTCAAATTTCTGAAGCTAAAATGGTTAAAGGCCTGCTTATACCTAGCTCTGTTGATTACCTCCAGTTTAAAAAATGACAGAGAGAAAGGTAACTATGATGATATCAGACTATATGTAATATGGAAGTCCTTGTCCCAAGTCTACTCAAACTCAAAATTGAAATAAGAGTAGGTGTTACTAGTTATATTAACGGAAAAGGGTCAGATTTGCCCTTGTACTCTCACAAGTAAGCTATATTTGCCCTTCGCTATACTTTTTCAACATATTTGCCCTTGTACTCTAAAAAAATGTCATATTTATCCTACTCCGTTAAATGAGTAACTTAACAATAAACGATTAAGTGGGTATTTGTTTAAGGTCTAAGCTAATCTTACATTCAAAGTAGGTACCGGAAAGCAGATGAATTGCAAAAGCAGAACACAACACAATAATGATGAACTAATCTCAGTTCTGTTTATTTAAAAGACCCAGTGTTCCATTTATTGACAGCCAATAGACTGCTTGTAAGAACAATGTCAgagacagttttttttttttttaaatgtaggaAATCAGAGACCACTTCGGGCAGATTGTGATTATAGGCAATCATCAAGGTCAGCCTTGAGCACGAACTTATGATCCACAATGGAGATAAAACTTTAACTCCTTTTGTTAAAGGCTGAACTTAGCATTTTCCGGTGCACAAGTGGAAAGCTTTACATAAATTTAGCGCAAAAGCATGTAGCTAAATTGTTTTAACACATGGTACGCTTTATATTCTTTTTTAAAGAATCATAAGAAAAACATAAATTATCATCTTTTAAGTAAAAGAATTGACACTTCTAAATTCCCAAGCAAACTTCATCTTTAAGAGTACACAAATAGTTAGCAGCTAAAAAGATACAGCAGCATCTGAGCAAAGAATATGATACTCCTAAATCTCAAGCAAACTTTATCTTTAAAAGTAAACAAATGGTTAACAGCTTAAAATCACTGCAGCACTTGAGCTGTTGAGCACAAAGCTCTTTGTTTTCATCTTCATGGATCAACTTGAGTGATAGTTTGGATGATTTTACATGTGAGATTAGTTGATTTTTATTGTTGTGTTCTGCTTTTGCAATTCATCTGGAACTTTGAGATGGGTACCCATTTTTAACATCATTATAGCTTCACAATGTGAGTAgatttgatttttaaaaaaagCCACGTAGGCGCCACATAGGAAAATTAAGCTGGGACATGAGGATTTATCAGAGTAGGGATAAATATGGCCCTTTTTTAGAGTACAGGGGCAAATATGACCTAAAGTTGGATGGCAAGGGCAAATACATTGAAAAAGTATAGCCTAAGTTGCTCAGACTCGGGTGCGGGTATCCGATATGGGTACAGATCCGAGTGGCGGACTCggcaaaatataaattttaagattcgggcgTGGATATGGATACCGGTGCAGGGATTCGGCTAAGAAAATTCAAGATAataaaaatagagttataaaGAAAAAGatcccttgaattcttggtttctcTCTGTTTGGCCTGAAACATGAAGCAACGAATATAAGACAAAAGGACTATAATGTTGAAGGTATGCCACTTCTTATGTCTTAAATCTGTTTTATCTTtcattttgagaaatcaaaatctcaatttcCCCCCAAATTTGTCCATGGATTCCGGTCAAAGCATCTGAAGTTGGTTGACCGTATCCGAGACGTATCTCGTTGTTAtgaatgggcttgggccaatatTAGTAGAGCAGCCCAACATCGAATTAAGTGGCTATGTTTGGGATCCAGGTTGATAAATAGGGCATGGCAGGAGAAATACAGTTATGCGTATTATGATGAAACTGGTTGTTCCTCTCATCCCCTTTCTCAGAATCTAACTACTCATCCCCATTCTTATCTCTATCCTTAGCTAATTGTTATATCAGTATTTTCTATTATAATTCAGTAGTTTGAGTGTTGCCGTTGTAATTTGGCTAtaagtgattatatatatatctgtgtcgAGAATTCTGGTTGTTACATTGGTGCTTTCATCGATTCGAATTCCATGACTAACTCTTGCCTATCATCTATTGACATTCCGGTGATCTCTCCCAAAGTCGTTGCAATAGAACTACCCCGTTTCAGTGGTTGTAACCCAGAAGCATGGATCTTACACAATGAAAGGTACTTTCAGTTCTAGTTCTACTCCATCGCTGATGCCTGTAAGTTGTCTCTCGCATCATTTTACTTGGATGGCGATGCTTTAGCGTGGTTCCGGTGGCTCTATCGAAATGACCAATTTTATGCAGTGGtggattcaggattttcactcagggggttcgaaaaaacaacaaaagctaaatattaaaaataatattgTCAATCGGAATCAAACCTAGAAcactagagacaattttgaacaccctgacccacttgagctaaccttttgcatttgtttagggtgttcaaaagttaatatatgaacataaacacagaaaatctaccctatatatacactgtattTTTTTGCCGAATCCGCCGCTGATTTTATGATAGGAAGCATTTCACAGAGAAATTGCTTCTGCGATTTCATAACCGTTCTTGTCTCTGCTTGGGGTTACGGTTCTGCCCACCAAATGTCCGATACATCTTCTCAAAGAACTGCAATTATTCGTAAGGATGCACTCACTAAAATTATGGTTGGGCTTGCGGAAATTTCTGAGAAGAACAAAGGTCTAATAGATGGCACTTCAGCAAAGAGCATGCTGTTTGATAAGTTACCAGAGCAATCTATCCATGTATCTTCTTCGGCCAACGGTTCTAATGGAGATAATAATGCCATTGACATTCTTGACGACATGGAAACCCATAAAGTAGGACACGAAAATTCAGTCGAGGTAGTGGAGTTGGTAGAGGAATCATCCGTTGTTACCGACGATCAGGAAATTTCAGCGATTGCCGAAGACCAAGTATTCGACGTTAGTTCCTGTCTATGTGAAACTAAGTTGATGCCATTAAGACTGATGAAATCTGCTCCTGAGGATGGGAAATCTGAGACCCAAAGTGATGTGAAAGTGCAAGTTGCAGGCTCAGAGATTGCCACCACTACCGGCCTATTCAAGGAAGCTAAAAATGCCGAAAGGAAGTTGATTCCAGAGGCTTTTTGCCCAGTCTTACAAGTTACAGCAACTTGCTCACGTGATAGACTCAGAACATCTTGGGAAAGTTTTGTCAAAACATTTAGAGTCTGTTATCAAGTCTCAGATTCCAGGTCTCCAGTGTCTTTTCAATCAAACTATAACTGAGCGTGAAACTGAGTTGTGTCGTCTTGGACACCCCATTATCCCGGCTCCACGGATAAATTCCACGACCTCAACTCTAAAAGGTCATCCAGAGTATGTGACTTCTAACTCAATGACTAAGTGTAGGATCCCGGACAGCAATGGTGTATGCATTCTTCCATTTTGCTATCTGATTTTGCATTAGCAGTGACTATTTCTCGTATCTTTAATCTCTTTTATAATCAGTAGGAAGGGAATAACCACaataagaaagaaacaagcatGGGACTGTTTGTTTTCTCTTTTCAGTGTGTGAGTTTGGCACATGAAAATGAATGGCATATCTTACTT from Lycium barbarum isolate Lr01 chromosome 10, ASM1917538v2, whole genome shotgun sequence includes:
- the LOC132614290 gene encoding uncharacterized protein LOC132614290, whose protein sequence is MEAANFEEHGVHCRGKLISCEIRQVPQQLGTCEHADDNNNTGRRCNYPTLFIQFLLTTHMDVWYLTPQHPSELLYMDESHDTDTKSFHLKLSHSEYLSYTPFYRIIKRNLNNWGGATFSTSVNIDSVIRGVRDSALTKRGTQNLEMSVGLTFKIECILDGRRQELSSRLNVGMVPASKTSIMQLPERMEIDEDQCLNDDCPICYAQLGKEGERIVCMPCSHMFHGDCITTWLDRSHYCPICRYDMPTTTTKV